CGAGCGCCTCGACCTGGTCCTGCATGAGCGAGATCAGGGGCGAGATGACGAGCGTGGTGCCGTCGAGGAGCACGGCGGGAAGCTGGTAGATGAGGCTCTTGCCGCCGCCGGTCGGCGCGACGAGGAGCAGGCGGCCGGATGCCAGCAGGGTCTCGATGGCCTCGCGCTGGCCCGCGCGAAAGGCGGCGTAGCCCAGCCGGTGGAGGCCCGTATCGAGGTCGAGCCCCGAGGGGAGCGCCGGCTGGGCCGCGCCGCGTGCGATCACCTTACTTGGCGTAGCGCTTCTGCCATTCGGCCAGGATCCGGTCCCGGTTCTTGGCCGACCAGTCGAAGTCGTTGGGGTACACGACCTTGCTGATGTCCTTCGGCAGACCCTCGGGCACGGGCATGCCCGCTACGGCGACCGCGGCGAAATACTTGGCGTACAGCGCCATGGCCTCGTCGCTCGCGGCCCAGTCGAGGAACTGCTTTGCGGCCGGGTTCTTCGCGCCCTTCTTCGTGAGCGCGTTGGCCTCCATCTCGTAGCCCGAGCCCTCCTTCGGCAGGACCATTTCGACCGGGCTGCCCTTCTTCTTCATCTCGAGCGCGACGTATTCGAACGAGACGCCGATGGCGCGCTCGCCCGCCGCCGCGTCCTTGCAGGGCTTGGAGCCCGACTTCGTGTACTCGGCGATGTTCTTGTCCAGCGCGTCGAGGTACTTCCACCCCTCGGCCTCGCCCATCCGCTGGAGGACGGACGCGACGGAGAGATAGCCTGTGCCGGAGGACGCCGGGTTGGGCATCACGACCTGCCCCTTGTAGACGGGCTTCGTCAGGTCCGCCCAGGACGCCGGCATGGGCAGGTTGTTCTTCTTCGTCACTTCCGTGTTGACGCAGAACGCCGACATGTAGATGTCGATCCCGACCCACGACGGCGGCGTGGCCTTGTCGCGGAAGAGCGGCTGGATCTTGTCGAGACCCTTGGGCGCGTACGGCTCGAGCAGCCCCGCGCTCTTGAAGATCAGGATATTCGTGGCGCCGACGCCCCAGATGACCTCGGCCTGCATGTTGTCCTTCTCGGCCATGAACCGGGCCGAGATGTCG
The DNA window shown above is from Candidatus Rokuibacteriota bacterium and carries:
- a CDS encoding putative 2-aminoethylphosphonate ABC transporter substrate-binding protein; this encodes MLIRMLRTACLAVFSLALLTTPALAQKQTVIVYTAIENEQIADYMKALNKTLPNLDVKMLRLSTGDISARFMAEKDNMQAEVIWGVGATNILIFKSAGLLEPYAPKGLDKIQPLFRDKATPPSWVGIDIYMSAFCVNTEVTKKNNLPMPASWADLTKPVYKGQVVMPNPASSGTGYLSVASVLQRMGEAEGWKYLDALDKNIAEYTKSGSKPCKDAAAGERAIGVSFEYVALEMKKKGSPVEMVLPKEGSGYEMEANALTKKGAKNPAAKQFLDWAASDEAMALYAKYFAAVAVAGMPVPEGLPKDISKVVYPNDFDWSAKNRDRILAEWQKRYAK